The DNA region TCTTGTTCTCGATGAAGTCGGCACGCCATGATGTAGACAGGCTTGCTTCGGGATTCGTAAACTTCTGGACGAGAGCCTTGATCATTTGCTTTCGTGGTGCTGGCATGACCAAGGTATCGATGGCATTGGGGTTTATGTTAGGCTCAAAGCAATAAGCCACGTCAAGGGCTTCTGTTGCAATTCATTATTCATCAGCAAGTGCTCTGGGGAGGCATTAACACCGTTGAAGACATACCCCAGGTTCTGGACTTCAGCACAATGCCGTACAAAAGCGAGTCGCACAGCAGGTATCTGTGGTTGGGATCGTGGTCTCCAGATCCCAAACTGAGATCCTGAACACGAGTGGGGTCTAGCAAATCGTACGACGCATAAGTGAAATTTGGCGGAGGATGAGCTCGTCTTCCGTAACTGGTTAAGAGCATGTTAGACGAGAGGTTTCTCACAGGTCAGATGGGTGGGCGTGGGTAACAAGGTAGTCTTACCATTCTTCACAGCCACACATTGCCAGATTGTGTCCGATGTCGTTCGTATCGCAAATCTCGGGTGCCGCCGTAGGCCATTGAGCGTAGTAAGCTGAGGAATCTACATATACCCTGCCGTTGAGCtaggtgatggtggcagtTCAATGAGCAATGCACTGAAACAGCTGGAATAAATCCTGGTATATACTCACTGGCCCTGGGTTGGTGGCTTCGCGTAAAGGCCCTCGACGCAACCCTTCGATCAAGGCGCTCTCCCATGGTTGCGGCTCGTCGCGATTCGAGTCCGTTGTTTTGGTCTGGAGTCTAGCTTCCAGCGAGCGTTGGTCAAACAGCTCGCCATGGTAACGCATCTGCTTGCCAAGCAAAAGGTTGTACCACTTTCTACCGTTCTCTTCCAACTGTCTTTTGGTCTTGCCGCCATCAGTTTTGTCACGATACTTACAAGGAAACACTTTCAAGGAAGTAACTGCACGTTCCCCCCCAAACGGGGGAAGAACAACCTCAGTCGAAGTTCTGCCGACGAACCGCCCGTCGTATCTCAAAGACCACAGCTTGATTTTGTAGGGTTCAAGGCGTTGCTTCACGTCGGAAAGTATGGCAGGGTCTGATACCACCGACTGTACCACATAGGCCGCGAGGTTACCTCGAAACTCGAGGTAGACAGTAGCGCCAGGCTTGAACAAAAGCCAGAGGATCTGGAAGGTGCAGAGATCTTTGAGATGCAGGATGCGTTCAGCATCTATCTTGTCCTTGTAAACATTGGTGTGGAGATAGTCGAGGAGTAGTCTGAGATGTTCTGTGGTCTTGGGGTCCAACGCGCTATCCTGTGGACCCAATCTGGGGGTAGTAGCGGACAACCGTGCGAATAGCGTTGACGAGAGCTTGCGATTCGATTATGATCTTTGTCACATGCACATCCACAGTGATGGACGCGTCACTCAGGATACCGGATACCCTGTCGAGTCTCGATTCATCTGAGAGGTACCTGAAGGCCTCTGGTGAGTGAAAAGTCTTCAGCACGGTCACCACGCCAAATACCGAGGCTTTGAACTTCAGGACAGCGTGGCGGGCGACATCGAGGTCAaaggtggtgggatggggctGTGTGCCGAtatctcctccttctctgtCGAGGTATTGCACCGAGTATGCCACCATCGGTTGCTTGTTCCCATCCGTTTTCTCCTCTGGAGGCGGAATGTGGTCGAAACCTTTGCGTCGATAGATATCCATGCAATCGATGTAACGACAATCTGGGTTGTACTTTTTGTTTTCCGGAGGCTCCTGGTCGTCGATGGGCTTTCTGTTGTTGTCCTCGTCGCCTTCTCGTTTTTTATTCTCCCAAAGATTTATGCGACATACGGGGCACCGTTCTATCCCGAAGTCCATCAAACTCGCATAGTTTCGCCCGTTAGCTGCACAGCACATCGGGACCGAGGAGCTCCATTTTTGCTCTTGCTCCCTCGACGCCTCTCGAGCCTTTTCCTCGGGTTGGTCGTTGGGGATCTTGTCGTCTTTTACACCGTCCGCTAGAAGCTTATCCCTTTCCTTATATAAAGAGGGTTCGGGAGTAGCTTATAGCATTGTTGTTTTATCCGTAGATAGCCTAAAATTTCTACGCGAGGTCTATTGTTTAATTAATGAAGTAGTAGTATACTACAAATAAGCTATCGGAATAATTATCTTAGTACGTTAGGTATATATAAAAGTCTATCAAATTAACCAAGGACCAAGGGCGGAAATATACACACACGTTATTAAGAACTCTCCGACAGATTTATAGTGGTAAAAGAGCAtgctgtgacgaacccctgttCTTTCACGACAAAAGCCAAGACAGGATCAGTCCCTACAAGGAAACTAACCAGGGACCTCTTGTGTTAGGTTTACTGTAAATAATGGCTTGGTCTAAAAAGCTATAGTACCTACTAATTGAAAGCTTGAGCAACAAAGACTAGGACCGAAATACTGTACGGAAAACATATAAATATAAGGGAAGGTAGCTAGCTGTCACTGCTAAATCTTCATCATTACCAATGAATTCGTGATCAGCAATGGGCTTTCTCCATGTCTTAGTTGCTCGACAGGCAACGAGGTTTCTGGGTCCGTCATGCTCTCTTAACTTAAATGTGTCTGGTAACTCTCATGCACGCCCAACCAGATCACGAAGCTACCGGAAAGCCAAGTGAAGGTTTGCCTAGTGCAATACTCGCGGGATTCTGAGGCCACATGGCTTCGTAATGTGTCGTTATTAATCGTAGAGTTTACTGGATATAGATGAGGTGGAAATTCACTAGTTGCAACCATAATGATGTTTGGACCCTGAGCTTGATGTGACAGAGTAAAATTTCAATTGGTCAATGTGATGGGACATGGACGGACGACTTGTGAGGCACATCAAGATTTTCAGGATGTTTATTGGTAACTCGAGAAAATCTTCACCCAATAGTTTGAAACAAAAACGTTAAAAAATGCTGTCAAACCTTGAACAACTTGGAATCCTTCAAAAACACCCTGTcagggaaagaaaaaaaaaagggccAAAGCCCCTAAGCCAGAGCTCAATCGTAGCAAAACAGCAAAGTGAGGTTGTAATGTATAATATGCCAGAAAGAGTAAACGCAAAGAATGCATTCAACATGTTATCCAAGGTGTGTGTTCAGGACTCCAAAAGCCATCGGGCCTCTACCAGGGAGTTTCATCTAGCACAAAATCGACTGATTCTTCGGCCCATTCAAGTTGTctagcagcctcctcctcgtcacggCTAGTATCAAGACAATATTCCCTATTTGTCTTTTCAATCCACTCATTCCACTCCTCTTCTGTCCGCACGTATGGTTTCGGCTTTTGTGGTTTCTTCTGGCGGGGATCATGCTCGTGGGTCCTTTCCACAATCTTGGCGAGAACACCCTTCAAATCGCAGCCATATTCCATTCCTTCTCTTGGCAAGTCCCTAGAAAACCACAGTCGTTAGATTGGTTTGACATTGGACGGGCACGAGAACTTGGGTGCAGTCATCCACTTACCGCTCAGGCTGGTCAAAGAGATGATGCTCTTCAGCCAAATCAGCAACCCATCTTTCCACCGACTTTTAGGCAGAAAGGTCGAAGCCCTCTTTctccctccgctcccgcACGAAATCAACCAGTGCGTCCCGACGCCACTGCAGAGAGCGGATGTATTGAAAGTGGCCATCTTCGGGTTCACACCACATAGGATAAGGGTTGGGGTAAAATATCATCGTGACCAGGTAGCGGCGGGCGATGACGGAGTTGTGGAAGTTGAGAGTCTCCAAGGCTTCTCCGCTTCCACCCGGGAAGTGCTCGCTCTCCAACTCTTCAAAGGGCAGTCTCTGATAGCACCCTTCGACCCTCTCCTTGCCTTGGTTGATCTGTCGCTGGAGTGCTTGTCTGAGTTCTTCGTGGTGCTGACAGTGGAAGTTGCAGGTAACTGCCTCTATATTACACGCTCCGCCATCCCGGTGAATTGCCTGTAGGTAGGCCTGTTAGATTCCGATAATGGTACCACAATCAACGCCTGGTGTTACATGGAGTCTTACCTGGCACCTGCGTACCCATTCCTCTTCATTATCCTCCAGCTCGTGTCCAAGGCATTCCTTCTCTTCGCCCTCTGGTATTTGAGCAACCGCTTCTGGCTGTGCCTCCTGTACCAGGTGCTCCGAGAAGACATTGCAGGGCCTAGGAAGTCTTTGGAGGATATTCAACGACGATGTCTGTACCCGATGCGAGAACTTGTCCAAGATAGTCATTTTGTAGACGACCGACTAGCGTTAGTGAGCGGTGATTGGTCAGGACGCTGACTTCAGATATATCGTCTGCACGCGAGGGAGTGGTTGCTGGCTGTCGCTGACGAATGgtaggatgatgatgatggttgacGGACAAGGGAGAAACGAATCAGGAAATAAAAATGAACGGTGAAGGTAATAATTTAACAAACGGTTAAGGTAGAGTTCAGCGCAGTATTAGGTTTCACACACCCATCTATGTCaaacccaaaaccaccatTTGATCCACATGGCTAACCCTTGACACCACCCAAAGTATCAAAGTCATTTCCATGATGATAGGCTTCTGTACAGTAGGGTCACGAGCCTCAGGCTCCCTGTGTCCACTTTGCAGACGCGAAAAAAGTCTAACAAAAAAGACTGAAGTTGAGCTTCGGACCCCGCATATCCTCAAAGTTAGAATTACGCTTCTCCAAAGAGAACCTCATGATGGGTGCAAATAATACCAGGTCGATCTTTGAATCTCTAGGGCAATCAGGAGGTTGCGTTAAGATCAAGACAAGTCTGTAACTTGCTTCTATATgcaaaccaccccctcagTCCCCAATCACAATGACCAATCAGAATCACCTTCCTGATCACAATCACCACTCCACTCTTCGTGATCCCAATCACCTTCGTACTCTTTGTGAGCCCCATCAGCCTCGTACTTTGCGTGAAGGATACGGCGTAGAAACGGTCTAATGTATCGTCCCTCCATTCCTACCAACTCTTGTAGCGATATCTGCAGGTCGTCCAGTCTTGGCAGGACATTCCAATACCAGAAGCTCCTGCATTCACAAATGGCGGTCCCGCGAAGCCTTTGCCATAGCGACCATTTCGGTGTCTCAAACTGGTAGGTACGTATTGATAGTCTCGGATCAACCTGCTCGTCACGCACGATGATTCGGGCGATGATATCTGACATGTCTTTTCCTGGCTCGCGAGGCGTTGTGGAAGGGTCGGGAGGAGGTCTAGGACAGGACAGAAAGGTCAGCACCTGTAACTAGGTCACCTCTCTGGATCTGTGAAAAGAGCGAATGCTTCGATCAAATAAAGCATCCGCCACTCAAACGACCTGAGGCCCTCCAAATCGGATTTGGTCGGTCAGGGTTTCTTAATAATAGCGTTATAGTTTTAGTCGGTTGGTAGGATAGGGGGCAGGAAATATAAGCTTATTCTTAGATGTagatgatggtggactgGTGAGCAAAGGATTGGAAGAAGATTGACAGCACGCTTTGTACTCGTCGAAGACATGATCAGACTTTGGGACAATTTTCTGGCTTCCACGCCATCAATGTGCGATAGACTCAAAAGCTACGCGTGACGAGAAACGGGTTTTCCGGAAAAGAAAGTCTTAATCTGTGTGATAAACCTACCTGGCACGTGGAAAGGTGGCGCTGGTTTAGGCCCTGCCAAGCTCACCAGGCCCGGGCATAGACTCTTGGGGCTCTCCTGTCAGCGGTTTGCATTTCACTGGTCGGACTTAACTGGGTCTGTAGGCCACGCATACCTCATGGGTGGTTTGATGCTAGATGAACGCCGGGTTCTCGCTGACCTGTGGTACATCGAACTCCAAGCGTCTTCAGAGCTTCGCTGCATCCCCATCGCTGCGTCGGCCCGCAAACCCAGTGCCCGTGTAGAGCACTGCTGTGTTCTCGCCGGCAATGCTCTGTGTCTGTGGGGAGGTAATGCCAAGATCGAAGAAACGGACACTCTGAACAACCTGTACATGATGAACCGAGGCGAGCGACTCTCATCCCTGTGTGTGTACTCATTCATGTCAGCGCTACTAACCAAGGGAAACAGAAACATGCCACTGGTGCGTAGCTCCCGTCTCCAGTGCGTTCTTGATGTTTCCCCGCCGCCTGGGCGCTATGGACATAGCTTAACCCTCGTTGGGTCGTTCCTGGTCATCTTTGGCGGGCACTCCATGGTTGTCATCGGGAAGCACATAGTTGTACTTGGGGGAGAGCCGAGTTTGAGTACGCATGCTAACCGGAAAGAGCTCGCCCTGGGCTACGTGCTCGACACGACGAAATTTCAAACACCGCAAACATCTTTGAAACTGTCTTACCCAGCTCCCTTGAAGAAACAACTGTGGTAAGTACCACGCCGGATATGGCGTTGCAAAACCACCCAGAATAGAGCCAAATCTTCGTGGGGTGACTGCAAAGCTGGTTAGGTGGTACATGATGGTATGTAGAACCATGCTTCTCGAATAAAGTTGAACCCTTTTAACGAGGTCTTTACAGGCTTCAAAAGATAGTTTctaggccttgaaagatagtaAATAGGTCCGGAAGGATGGTTAATAGACCTTGAGAGATAGTTCAAAGCCCCCAAGAGATAGTTAAAGGCCCTTGAAGTGATAGTTCATAGGTTTTATAGGATAGTTAGTAGGCCTAGAGGGATGGTCAGAAGGCCCCTTAATATTCAAAAGGTGTAAGCTAACAGTGATCATACATTTTACTCCTGCAGTTCAGTTATCGCCCACAGCCGGCTACGTGCTCAAGGTAGGTACACAGCCTAAAAGACAACATTAGTGATTCAAGCAAGGAAAATGAGGAGAATGCAAAGACTAGAGGTAGAGTTTTGACAAATACTATTTCATATTCCAAATAATCCTATACAAGATATATACCAGCCCATCACAACCATGCAGAAATAATGtacaaaaaaagaacaatATACACAAACTGATTGACTATACCGCCAACAGCTAGAAATCCCTGTAACCAAACATggccaaagaaaaagaaaagaaaaaaacgcCTATGCAATGttcaactcctccccaggCCTGTTCACCAACTGCTCCAACGAAGCACAAACATCATCCAACAActtcaccgcctcctccttccacgACTCAAAAGTGATAACCTCAATGGTCAAGGTATCCCCATCATGGAAAGCCTGAATCTTCCACTCCCTCAACGGCTCCTCGTACGCATACAGCGTCTCAAACTTAGCCTTGCGGTCCAAGAATGACAAGGTCTCGACGTGGGCCACATCCTGGTGAACGACCGTATCGAACCAGGTCACCTCCTCAGGATCCCAGTCTGTGCAATTCCGGACAATCTCCTCCAGACCCATGCAGTCGTGCGAAGAAGTCATCATGTGCTGGGTCTGGAGGGCCTCGAGCAGGTCGTAGCCGGTGCGGATGGGGACGTCGCCGTCGAACTTGACGCGGGTGGGGACGTACTGCCAGCAGGGGCCGGCGATGGCGTTGGCGTCGGGGATGCCGGGTATGTCGACGCTGCGGCCGGAGGCGACTTCGCCGAATACCacgtccttgaccttgagcaGACGGGCAAAGGTCAAAGCCCAGGCTGCGGAGGGAAGGGTAGCTACGGTCACGTCGCGGCTGCGGGCGGCGATGTTGACGGGCTTGTGGATGGCAAAGTGGCGGCGgtcggtgatggggatgtcgGGTCTCAAGAGAGAAACACCCTCGGAACCGGCAAGGAGGTCGCGCCAGTAGGGGATGGCAGCGGGAATGCCCTCTTGGATGGTGTAGTCGAcaaaggtggagaaggggtaCGATGGAGAGACCGACTTGGGGTCCTGGTacagctgctggagctgattgaggaagatgggaaggCAAATCTCATCGTACTGGGCGTGGGACAGACGGAAGACAAGGGTGCtcttggtgccgttggtgaCAAAGAACCACTTGACGAAGGAAGAACCATAAGGCATCTTGGTTTGGGCATCCAGTCTGCTGACCTTGCCGGcaaactcctcgacatcgtcaCCGTCAATCTCATATTCGACAATGTCGACGATGAAGGGGTTCTCGATCACCACGCTGTAgcagacatcatcaaggcggACATAGACGGTGCGAAGGACTTCGTTGATGGCGACAAGCTCTTGGCAGGCACGGAAGAGCTGCTTCTTGTTGACCATGCCCTCAAAGTGCATGAGCTCATAGCGGATGGAGAAGCGAGGAAGCTCAACGGTACCCCTGACGGCAATCTCCTGGAGAGGTCTGGTGGGGAGCACATCGAAGATCTTCCATGACTTGTCGGCCAGCGATCTCTGCATACGACGCATGAAGGAGGTTaagaggagagagaaggGCTGGTAGTCGGCCTTGGAGGGACTGGATGGGCTCGCGGGAGAGCTGCTGCCCTGGCCCCTTTGAACGTTAGTGATGACAGTGGGCGATGGCTGCATGACATTGGCCATGTCATACAGAGTCCGGTTGGCAAAGACCTGCGCGACGCTGAGCTGCATTCCGTGCTGACGGGCCTCGGAGACGAGCTTCATGGCGGCAATCGAGTCACCACCACGGTTGAAGAAGCTGTCACCAAGGAAGATCTTGTCCTCATCGACCTTGAGAAGACGACTCCAGATGCCCCGGAGCAGCTTTTGCTTggcagaggaagcagagATGGCAGGGCCAGACgaagcagccttcttcttggggacAGTGAAATCGGGCTTGATCTGGGCCGACTTGGGGAGCACGCGAAGAACAGGAGTGTCGACGCTGAACTCAAAGCTGGCAAGTCGTCCGGTTCTGTAGATCTGGCCGCCGTTGACAGTGGTGCTCTTCAGCCACAGCGGCAGTGGTGTCTGCACAGCGACTGCAGGGGCGCTGAGGGTCTTGGTGGTCTCCACTAACagctcacccacagcgcCACGCGGGGAGGGGCGCGTGTGGTCAGCTGCATCGACAATCCAGGCACCGGCAATGTCAGCCCGATCCAACCCAAGCGCATCCAAGTCAGCACCCTCCAACTTGAACTTCTTGCTCATATCCTCAACTTCTTTGCTGTCAGCATCCGTCAGACACTGCAAATCACcgaccttgacctccttcgCATTGCCCTCGCAGAGCTGGTGCACCACTGTCCGGAGCTGCTCCAACACTCGCTCCATCGTGTCCTTGCTGACCGTCTTGGAGTCGAAACTGGCCATCACGAAGAAGCCATCGGAAGAAAGGGAGCACACCAACATGAGGGCATACGTGTTGAACTTAAGCGCTTCCTGGGCCGCCTCGCCATCGCCCGCCGGCACCAACCCGTTGGCCGGTGTCTTGTCGTCAGCCTCGACCTCGCCAGCTGCGGGATGCAGCACGAAACCAGTACGCAGCTCGCAAGCCTGAAGGGCGTCGTCGCTCAACTTGCGGATGTGCTGAAGACCGGCATGTTCGTATGGGATCTGACCGACAATCTGCTCGGCAATGGTCTGAAGATAGTGCTCGACGGACGACTCGCGGTTGATGGTGACCCGCACAGGAACGGTGGTGATCATGGGACCCTCGATCTCTTCGACGCCTACGATGGGGGCATTGCGACCAGTCAGTGTCTCGCCGAAAACAATGTCGTTATTGCCGCTGCAGTACTGGGAGGCCACCAGAGCCCACGCCGCGCGAACCACGCTGGCAAGAGTGATGGTGGCACCGGGCACCGATGGGAGCTTCCGGCCATCAAGCTTGATATCGACTTCGAGGAGGGAGTCGGCCTGGGTCTGGTAGCCCTCAAAGGGAAGACGGGGGAACTGAACACCCGTCGCACCGTCGAGCTGCTCACGCCAGTAAGTGTCGCATCCTGCACGATCAagcctgttgttgaggtagTCGATGAAGTGCTTGAACTGGGCCGCTGGCTTTCTCGGAGCAACACCCTGGTAGGTCTGGTTGACACGGTCAACTACCAGGGGCATCGACCATCCGTCGTAGAGAGCATGGTGCATGGTCAGTACAAAGTGATAGACGTCGCCCTCGCGGATCATAGCGTAGCGAACAAGCTTCTTGCCGAgacccatctcctcgtcccgGTCGTCCTCGAGATACCTGGCCAACGATGACGCAGTGCGCCACTGGATAGGCTCCCTGATCAATACTTGCATGAGACCGTAGTCGGACACCTGAACGATACGAGTGCGGAGGATGGCGGAGTCGGCGGCGATGGCCTCGAAGGCATTCTGCAACTTCTTGGCGTCTTTGGCATTGTTCATCTTGAGCACACGCTGGGCTACATAggcctccttgaccttggcaGAGAGCGCCATCAAGGCCTCTTGGAGCGGTGTGCAGGGATAGACATCCTCGATATCGGCCTTGTCAACCTCGCAAAGCTGGCTGGCCTCGGTCTTTGCCGCCTCAGCAGACCAGGCCTTGTCGATCAGGGAGAAGGGTGGGacgtcagcagcagcaccaccgctTCCAGCCTCTGCCTTCTTAGCAACCACAGCCATATCCCGGAGGACAGGGTACCGGAAGACATCGGCAACCGACAGAACAATGCCTTCAGCGCGAGCAGCGGGAACGAGTCTCATGGCCCTGAGAGAGTCTCCGCCGAGAGCAAAGAAGCTGTCGCTAACAGTGATGTCGGTATGGTCCCCAAGCAACGACTTCCACACAGCAGCCAGTATCCGCTCCATCTCGGTCGAAGGGGCACCACCTTCGCTGCTCTTGTTCTTGCGGGCGCTGCCAGTGATCTGCTCGCGCGTCATGGCGCCTCCAAGCGCACGAAGCTTCTTGCGATCGATCTTGGCAGAAGGCAGCACTGGCATGTCGCGGAGAGGGATGAATGCCGCGGGGACCATGTATCGGGGAAGGTCGACACCAAGCGCTTCCTCGATACCGGTCAGGGCCTTGGTCAGTTCATCAGAGAAGGTGGCCTCCGCTTCGTCACATTTCTCGGTTGTGCCGCTCTTGCTGCGAGGCTCGGCCAAAAAGGCCACCAAAGTAGGCTCGGCACCCGCAGGCTTGATGACCTCAGCAGCGATCTTGACACggcttgggaggtggtgccggAGATGGTGCTCAATCTCGACCAACTCAACACGCTGTCCACGGAGCTTGACTTGAGCATCCTTGCGGCCGATGAAGACAAAGTCACCAGACCCATCAGCATCGTACCGAACAAGATCACCAGTCTTGTAGAGCCGGCCGGTTCTGCCAGGGATCTCTTTGTGTCCGGCAACCAACCATATAGGGTCCTCAATAAACACCTCAGCCGTCTTCTCGGCCTCACCCAAGTAACCAAGACCAACGACGGGGCcttccaccagcagctcgCCGACTGATCCGACAGGAACCAGACGGTCGTGGTCCTCGGGGTCGACAATCCAGCCTACACCGCCGACACCACGGCCAATGTTTCCGGTCGTAAACACCTTGCGCtcgtccttgttcttggcaaaggtgttgttgacagtgcAGCCGACAGTGCATTCGGAGGGGCCATACGCGATAATGACGCTggtcttgcccttgctcCACGCAGCCGCATCAGAAGCCGAGATGGCTTCACCGCCCAATCCCAAGACGTCAAGCTCAGCAATCACGGCGGGATCGAGCACACGCGCAACACTGGGTGTCATATGCGCCATGTTGGCGCCACTGGCCCTGATGGCACCGCCAAGGTCATTCATGCGGTCGGCATCAGAGGGGATGCAGATGGTGCCACCGACTGACAGAGTGCAGAGCATGCAATCGATGCTGACATCGAAGGCATAACTGGCAAACTCGAAGCACTTGGTAGAAGACTTGTACCCCACCGCCTCAGCACGGGGAATAGCACCGCTGGTGAAGTTGGCGTGAGAAACAACGACACCCTTGGGCTTGCCTGTGCTGCCAGAGGTGAACTGGATGtagagaggagaggtgacAGTCGGGATAGTGGGCAATGGGGGGAGCTCGCCCTCGATAGTGGAGAAAGACTGGAACAGCTCCTCGTTCACCGTTACCACCTGGCTGCCATCTTCAGGAACAAGACGCTTCGCCAGCTCAGTCTGAGCGGCGGAGGCAACGACCAGCTTGCCGCCGGTTTGCTCCACCATGGCGCGCAGTCTGCCCTCTGGCTGAGATGTTGGGTCCGTCAAGGCAAATGCGCCACCAGCCTTCATGATGGCCAACAAAGCGACGATGGTCCACCGGCACTTTTCGAAACATAGCGGTACATTAACACCAACTGTGATGCCCTGAGAAACAAGGTAATGCGCCAGGCGGGTAGACATGAGCTCGAGCTCGGCGTAGGTCCATTGGCCATCCCACGAGGAAAGCGCAATCTTGTCCGGGCGAGCGGCGGCCTGCTCAGATATGATGTCTTGCATCGTCCGGTCGATCAGAGGGGGCATTTCGGCGTTCCAGGCCCATATTTGGTCGAGGTCACGGCCGAGGGGCTCGAGGAGGGCCGAGATGGGGGTTTCAGGCtgagtggtgatgatattAACCAGTTGAATTAGGGTGTCGAGTCTGTCTCCGGCCTGCCGGGAGTTGAGGGAGTCGGGCTTTTCGGTGGTAGGGTAAACGCcctcgagggtgagggcAGAGGCATGCTTGGAAACACGGAGTTGGAAGTCGAATTGCTGGGGATTGTCAGTCAGTCGTGTTTCAGGGGGGGTCAAAAGGTGGAGTCCATACAGATGGTCCAGCCGTCTCTTTTTGGGGAAAGGaggtctctctctcgtcaTTGAAGAAGAGGTAGAGGAGCCCTGGGCGGGCGATGTTCTCGGTTGAGGTCTTGACGGCCTGGAGGAAGGTTGAAACAGACTCTGATCGTGACCTGGTCAATTCGAGACCGAGGGCTTTGAGGGAAAAGCGGGTGGAGATCTCCGATGGTGAGCCTTGCGACTTGTGGCCCCAGGAAAATTGTTCTACtctgtcgtcgtcgcctCGTTGTCTTTGGAGGAAAGCACCCCaggcgagaagaagggcgtCGAGGGCAGACTCTGATTCGGGTACTGGTAGCGTCCTGGTAACAGAGTCTAGAGGAATGGTCTGGGTGTCGAGCTGCATAGCATCGCGGCGGAGGCCACCCAGAATGCCGGGTGCGTGCTGGGCGAGATGCATATTGTCTGGTATGTTATGCCGAGCTGGCTACGGGAAGGGACACGACTGTCGGTAAATTCCCGCTTTCTATCTCTTGTCGAGAGGTTCTTTGCCGTGTCGTGGTAGCGTGTGGTGACGTTACAGGACAGGATCAACGCATGGGGGTGGGCAGCGGGATATCCCTTTCTGCTACTTTTTGTTCGAGGGAGAATGCTGACAAGAGAGGTACAATAATCGGGGTGACACTCTTCTTGCAGTTCTTGATACagagaggaaaaaggaaagaaatCAGGAGAGGGAAAGACCAGGTATGACCGGCAACTTTTCACTTTGGTGAACCTGCATCTGCTAGACTAGCGaatccaacccatccatGTTTGGATATGTATGGGCGCTGGATACTAGCCGGAATGATACCCCATTCCCGGGTCTTCACTACTAGACCTTACGACAAGAAATAAAAACCCCGCTCTTGAAGGGTCTGGGGCTAGGTTCAGGTTTGTTGGACATTGGCTCGTGATTCTCGAGCCCTTGAATACGGCAAGATGACACGCCGATGGTCGGGACTAGCAACTACTTTCCTGGATGCAAGACGGGAAGGAGGGCGCGGTATCGACTCGACCGATGAACCGAGATGGcttcctcgccggcctctAGCTCCCTTCTGTCTCCGCAAGCGAGACTTGGCCATGTGTGTGACCAGGTTCATGGCCTTTTGCTCTCTGCGAACAAGTGGGTACGGATCTGTGAAGATGGCGTGGCCGGGCATGTGGCGAGAGGGatatccccatcccatcccatcccattgTGCCTTGTTGCAGGCAAAGATGTGCGATGCCGTA from Podospora pseudocomata strain CBS 415.72m chromosome 3, whole genome shotgun sequence includes:
- a CDS encoding NRPS protein (SMCOG1127:condensation domain-containing protein; COG:Q; EggNog:ENOG503NX8T; antiSMASH:Cluster_2) — translated: MHLAQHAPGILGGLRRDAMQLDTQTIPLDSVTRTLPVPESESALDALLLAWGAFLQRQRGDDDRVEQFSWGHKSQGSPSEISTRFSLKALGLELTRSRSESVSTFLQAVKTSTENIARPGLLYLFFNDERETSFPQKETAGPSQFDFQLRVSKHASALTLEGVYPTTEKPDSLNSRQAGDRLDTLIQLVNIITTQPETPISALLEPLGRDLDQIWAWNAEMPPLIDRTMQDIISEQAAARPDKIALSSWDGQWTYAELELMSTRLAHYLVSQGITVGVNVPLCFEKCRWTIVALLAIMKAGGAFALTDPTSQPEGRLRAMVEQTGGKLVVASAAQTELAKRLVPEDGSQVVTVNEELFQSFSTIEGELPPLPTIPTVTSPLYIQFTSGSTGKPKGVVVSHANFTSGAIPRAEAVGYKSSTKCFEFASYAFDVSIDCMLCTLSVGGTICIPSDADRMNDLGGAIRASGANMAHMTPSVARVLDPAVIAELDVLGLGGEAISASDAAAWSKGKTSVIIAYGPSECTVGCTVNNTFAKNKDERKVFTTGNIGRGVGGVGWIVDPEDHDRLVPVGSVGELLVEGPVVGLGYLGEAEKTAEVFIEDPIWLVAGHKEIPGRTGRLYKTGDLVRYDADGSGDFVFIGRKDAQVKLRGQRVELVEIEHHLRHHLPSRVKIAAEVIKPAGAEPTLVAFLAEPRSKSGTTEKCDEAEATFSDELTKALTGIEEALGVDLPRYMVPAAFIPLRDMPVLPSAKIDRKKLRALGGAMTREQITGSARKNKSSEGGAPSTEMERILAAVWKSLLGDHTDITVSDSFFALGGDSLRAMRLVPAARAEGIVLSVADVFRYPVLRDMAVVAKKAEAGSGGAAADVPPFSLIDKAWSAEAAKTEASQLCEVDKADIEDVYPCTPLQEALMALSAKVKEAYVAQRVLKMNNAKDAKKLQNAFEAIAADSAILRTRIVQVSDYGLMQVLIREPIQWRTASSLARYLEDDRDEEMGLGKKLVRYAMIREGDVYHFVLTMHHALYDGWSMPLVVDRVNQTYQGVAPRKPAAQFKHFIDYLNNRLDRAGCDTYWREQLDGATGVQFPRLPFEGYQTQADSLLEVDIKLDGRKLPSVPGATITLASVVRAAWALVASQYCSGNNDIVFGETLTGRNAPIVGVEEIEGPMITTVPVRVTINRESSVEHYLQTIAEQIVGQIPYEHAGLQHIRKLSDDALQACELRTGFVLHPAAGEVEADDKTPANGLVPAGDGEAAQEALKFNTYALMLVCSLSSDGFFVMASFDSKTVSKDTMERVLEQLRTVVHQLCEGNAKEVKVGDLQCLTDADSKEVEDMSKKFKLEGADLDALGLDRADIAGAWIVDAADHTRPSPRGAVGELLVETTKTLSAPAVAVQTPLPLWLKSTTVNGGQIYRTGRLASFEFSVDTPVLRVLPKSAQIKPDFTVPKKKAASSGPAISASSAKQKLLRGIWSRLLKVDEDKIFLGDSFFNRGGDSIAAMKLVSEARQHGMQLSVAQVFANRTLYDMANVMQPSPTVITNVQRGQGSSSPASPSSPSKADYQPFSLLLTSFMRRMQRSLADKSWKIFDVLPTRPLQEIAVRGTVELPRFSIRYELMHFEGMVNKKQLFRACQELVAINEVLRTVYVRLDDVCYSVVIENPFIVDIVEYEIDGDDVEEFAGKVSRLDAQTKMPYGSSFVKWFFVTNGTKSTLVFRLSHAQYDEICLPIFLNQLQQLYQDPKSVSPSYPFSTFVDYTIQEGIPAAIPYWRDLLAGSEGVSLLRPDIPITDRRHFAIHKPVNIAARSRDVTVATLPSAAWALTFARLLKVKDVVFGEVASGRSVDIPGIPDANAIAGPCWQYVPTRVKFDGDVPIRTGYDLLEALQTQHMMTSSHDCMGLEEIVRNCTDWDPEEVTWFDTVVHQDVAHVETLSFLDRKAKFETLYAYEEPLREWKIQAFHDGDTLTIEVITFESWKEEAVKLLDDVCASLEQLVNRPGEELNIA